Proteins encoded in a region of the Zea mays cultivar B73 chromosome 2, Zm-B73-REFERENCE-NAM-5.0, whole genome shotgun sequence genome:
- the LOC103648830 gene encoding uncharacterized protein: protein MVAEPLVHKVLSMATSSSSSSKKARPAAASANKGGAAAAGDGRLGILSLEVANAMSRAANLYRSLSDAEAARLLGPLCLGSRAVRALVPGDDARLLALALAEKLDALNRVAAVASRLGRRCTAPPLVGFDHVYADLLAGRSGATGALFAVASASDAASLVRRLDRLAAATAALYAALEALTELEQSARKLPTDEARRALEQRARWRRHDVRRLRDASLWNWTYDKAVLLLARAACAIYARIRLVFGDPMLGLDLLLATPSSESSRQCDQSRRLSGPITANSGPVRSDLSDCGNSGPVSRVDPDMSRPVNLRSGCGASPGKMLMECLSLSSSASWNDGFEDEFLEDSSRISTIRSGMLVPFSSEQGLSTTTTMTTTPPSKSGRITRKAARFGPKSTVTSLAPPSTVGGSALALHYANVVIIIEKLLRYPHLVGEEARDDLYQMLPSSLKAALRRSLKTHAKSVAIYDAFLAHDWREALEKTLAWLAPMAHDTVRWQAERNFEQQQIVMKGNVLLLQTLYFADRETTEAVLCELLVGLNYICRYEQQQNALLDCSSSLDLDDCVEWQVQ from the coding sequence ATGGTGGCGGAGCCGCTGGTGCACAAGGTGCTCTCCATGGCgacgtcgtcgtcctcctcctccaagaaggcgcggccggcggcggcgagcgCCAACAAGGGCGGCGCGGCTGCGGCGGGCGACGGCAGGCTGGGCATCCTGTCCCTGGAGGTGGCCAACGCCATGTCGCGCGCGGCGAACCTGTACCGCTCGCTCTCCGACGCCGAGGCGGCGCGCCTGCTCGGGCCGCTCTGCCTCGGCTCCCGCGCCGTGCGCGCGCTGGTCCCGGGCGACGACGCGCGCCTCCTGGCGCTCGCGCTGGCCGAGAAGCTCGACGCGCTGAACCGCGTCGCGGCCGTGGCCTCGCGCCTCGGCCGCCGTTGCACGGCGCCGCCGCTCGTGGGCTTCGACCACGTCTACGCTGACCTCCTCGCCGGCCGCTCCGGCGCCACCGGCGCGCTCTTCGCCGTGGCCTCCGCGTCCGACGCCGCGTCGCTCGTGCGCAGGCTCGACCGCCTCGCGGCCGCCACCGCGGCTCTCTACGCCGCGCTCGAGGCGCTCACCGAGCTGGAGCAGTCGGCGCGGAAGCTGCCCACCGACGAGGCCCGCCGCGCGCTGGAGCAGCGGGCGCGGTGGCGCCGCCACGACGTGCGCCGCCTCAGGGACGCCTCGCTCTGGAACTGGACCTACGACAAGGCCGTgctcctgctcgcgcgcgccgccTGCGCCATCTACGCCCGCATCCGCCTCGTGTTCGGCGACCCCATGCTGGGGCTCGACCTGCTGCTGGCCACGCCGTCCAGCGAGTCGTCGAGGCAATGCGACCAGAGCCGGCGGCTCTCCGGTCCAATAACAGCAAACTCAGGCCCCGTCCGAAGCGATCTCAGTGATTGCGGCAACTCAGGGCCGGTTTCCAGAGTCGATCCGGACATGTCGCGGCCAGTGAATCTTCGGTCAGGCTGTGGAGCGAGCCCGGGGAAGATGCTCATGGAGTGCTTGAGCCTGAGCAGCTCGGCGTCATGGAACGATGGGTTCGAGGACGAGTTCCTGGAAGATTCCAGCCGCATCAGCACGATCAGATCAGGGATGCTGGTGCCATTCAGCAGCGAGCAGGGGCTGTCGacaacgacgacgatgacgacaacGCCACCATCCAAGAGTGGCAGGATTACCAGAAAGGCGGCGCGGTTCGGGCCCAAGAGCACGGTGACATCACTGGCGCCGCCGTCCACAGTCGGCGGCTCCGCTCTCGCGCTGCACTACGCGAACGTCGTCATCATCATCGAGAAGCTGCTCCGGTACCCGCACCTCGTCGGCGAGGAGGCGCGGGACGACCTGTACCAGATGCTGCCGTCGAGCCTGAAGGCGGCGCTGCGGAGGAGCCTGAAGACGCACGCGAAGAGCGTGGCGATCTACGACGCGTTCCTGGCGCACGACTGGCGGGAGGCGCTGGAGAAGACGCTGGCGTGGCTGGCTCCGATGGCGCACGACACGGTCCGATGGCAGGCCGAGAGGaacttcgagcagcagcagatcGTGATGAAGGGGAACGTGCTGCTGCTGCAGACCCTGTATTTCGCTGACCGGGAGACGACGGAGGCGGTGCTCTGCGAGCTGCTCGTTGGCCTGAATTACATCTGCCGGTACGAGCAGCAGCAGAACGCCCTGCTCGACTGCTCCAGCAGCCTCGACTTGGATGACTGTGTGGAGTGGCAAGTTCAGTAG